The Flavobacterium praedii genome window below encodes:
- a CDS encoding pseudouridine synthase, producing the protein MHHHFLLNKPYGFLSQFIYELKRKKRLLGELYDFPAGTMAIGRLDEDSEGLLLLTTDGKMSEIIRSKKVDKEYYVQVDGIITQEAIEKLKNGVEIGFNGTKYTTKPCEAFIVNEIPNFGVRGKKIRDERHGPTSWASITVNEGKFRQVRKMTAAVGFPTLRLIRVRIGNIHLNDLQAGEVKEVDAFFPTSNF; encoded by the coding sequence ATGCACCATCATTTTCTACTTAATAAGCCCTACGGATTTTTAAGCCAATTCATTTATGAGTTAAAAAGAAAAAAACGCCTTTTAGGAGAACTCTATGATTTTCCTGCAGGAACGATGGCAATAGGTCGCTTAGACGAAGATTCTGAAGGTTTGCTATTGTTGACAACCGATGGCAAAATGAGTGAAATCATTCGAAGCAAAAAAGTCGATAAAGAATATTACGTACAAGTCGATGGGATTATAACTCAAGAAGCTATAGAAAAATTGAAAAATGGTGTAGAAATTGGTTTTAATGGTACAAAATACACAACCAAACCTTGCGAGGCTTTTATAGTAAATGAAATTCCTAATTTTGGAGTAAGGGGCAAAAAGATAAGGGACGAACGCCACGGACCCACTTCTTGGGCTTCTATAACGGTCAATGAAGGTAAGTTTCGACAAGTGCGAAAAATGACAGCAGCAGTTGGTTTCCCTACCTTACGATTAATACGTGTACGAATAGGAAATATACATTTGAATGATTTGCAAGCTGGTGAAGTCAAAGAAGTTGATGCTTTTTTTCCAACCTCTAATTTCTAA
- a CDS encoding DUF5522 domain-containing protein — protein MNIVKEKYCSACKMPFNCGDTLEGEKCWCNNFPALFAPLESADCLCPSCFTKACSNKIDEFLATITPETAIGNKASLLPETANIIEGIDYYFEDGNYVFKPWFHLKRGYCCKSDCTHCPY, from the coding sequence ATGAATATTGTAAAAGAGAAATATTGTTCTGCTTGTAAAATGCCTTTTAATTGTGGTGATACATTGGAAGGAGAGAAATGTTGGTGCAATAATTTCCCTGCGCTTTTCGCCCCTTTGGAGAGTGCAGATTGTCTTTGTCCAAGTTGTTTTACTAAAGCTTGTTCAAACAAAATAGACGAATTTTTGGCTACAATAACTCCAGAAACCGCCATAGGAAATAAAGCTTCGTTATTACCCGAAACCGCCAATATTATAGAAGGAATTGATTATTATTTTGAGGACGGAAACTATGTTTTTAAACCTTGGTTTCATCTCAAACGCGGATATTGTTGCAAAAGCGATTGCACGCATTGTCCGTATTAA
- a CDS encoding beta strand repeat-containing protein → MKIKLLLIGCFFSLIFTLNAQTTLSPGDIAIIGVNYDTSPYYELTIVTLAPIAANTQIRISDYWYNENTPDKLTNVQASSGNAVLTSEGSILWQPLSAIPAGTVYKISILQGGNTVIGLPGNVSVTGWSTAAVTPSSSGGDNWFIFQGTSVTDVTTFVFLWGNGSNAIINNTAIVPGQFVTPGSTSSLWGTSDLSNNNVTYLPPSLTLGTNAIALTVDPNINGGIGFHADNNIYTGIKSGTKAALLSAICDKANWDSNETTTYDIGPGGANFSGINPIFTVTDANSAPTDLALSASSINENVASNSTVGTLSATDADAANTFTYTLVAGTGSTDNASFNISGSNLRITASPDFETKSSYSVRIRTTDQGALFFEKAFTITINNVNETPTDLALSASSINENVASNSTVGTLSATDVDAANTFTYTLVAGTGSTDNASFNISGGNLQITSSPDFETKSSYSVRIRTTDQGALFFEKAFTITINNVNETPTDIALSATSINENVASNSTVGTLSATDVDAANTFTYTLVAGTGSTDNASFNISGGNLQITSSPDFETKSSYSVRIRTTDQGSLFFEKAFTISINDLNETPTDIVLSASSINENVAGNSTVGTLSATDVDAANTFTYTLVAGTGSTDNASFNISGSNLRITASPDFETKSSYSVRIRTTDQGALFFEKAFTITINNVNETPTDIALSASSINENVASNSTVGTLSATDVDAANTFTYTLVAGTGSTDNASFNISGGNLQITSSPDFETKSSYSVRIRTTDQGALFFEKAFTITINNVNETPTDIALSASSINENVASNSTVGTLSATDAANTFTYTLVAGTGSTDNASFNISGGNLQITSSPDFETKSSYSVRIRTTDQGSLFFEKAFTITINDVNESPTDIALSASSINENVAGNSTVGTLSATDADAANTFTYTLVAGTGSTDNASFNISGSNLRITASPDFETKSSYSVRVSTSDGSLTFEKQFTITINDVNETPTNIALSASSINENVVGNSTVGTLSATDADAANTFTYTLVAGTGSTDNASFNISGGNLQITSSPDFETKSSYSVRVSTSDGSLTFEKQFTITINDVNETPTDIALSASSINENVVANSTEGTLSSIDPDSGSSYTYSLVAGAGDTDNVSFSISGNDLTINSSPDFESKSSYSVLIRTTDQGGLFFEKAFTIAINDLCDLDNTVTQVSGTLTATQTGANYQWYKCSDNSPIGTNSNTFAPTQTGDYKVEITIGACMVTSNCISVTTLGIENFQTNSGILIYPNPSQGIINIKSISNSDFQVVNMLGQVLKTFKTEANVTTTIDLQNLSENIYFIKENNDSKNKTHKILIKK, encoded by the coding sequence ATGAAAATAAAATTACTATTAATCGGTTGTTTTTTTAGTCTAATATTTACTTTAAATGCTCAAACTACGTTATCACCTGGTGACATTGCTATTATTGGAGTAAATTATGATACTTCTCCTTACTATGAACTTACTATAGTGACTCTTGCTCCCATTGCCGCTAACACACAAATTAGAATTAGTGATTATTGGTATAATGAAAACACCCCAGACAAACTGACCAACGTTCAAGCTAGTTCAGGTAACGCAGTTCTGACATCAGAAGGGTCTATTTTATGGCAACCTCTCTCCGCTATTCCAGCAGGTACTGTATACAAAATAAGCATTTTGCAAGGGGGTAATACAGTTATCGGTTTACCAGGTAACGTTTCTGTGACTGGTTGGTCAACAGCTGCTGTTACTCCTTCATCTAGTGGAGGTGATAACTGGTTCATCTTTCAGGGCACTAGCGTAACAGATGTTACTACTTTTGTTTTTCTTTGGGGTAATGGTTCTAATGCTATAATAAATAATACTGCTATCGTTCCTGGCCAATTTGTAACTCCAGGAAGTACCAGTTCACTATGGGGAACTAGCGATTTAAGTAATAATAATGTCACTTATCTACCTCCAAGTTTAACATTAGGGACCAATGCCATTGCATTGACAGTTGATCCAAATATTAATGGTGGTATTGGTTTTCATGCAGACAACAATATCTACACAGGGATAAAATCAGGTACAAAAGCAGCATTACTATCTGCAATTTGTGATAAAGCTAATTGGGATAGCAATGAGACTACAACTTATGACATCGGTCCAGGGGGAGCAAACTTCTCTGGAATTAATCCAATATTCACTGTAACAGATGCCAATAGTGCTCCAACCGATTTAGCACTTTCGGCTTCGTCCATTAACGAAAATGTGGCTTCCAATTCAACTGTCGGAACTTTGTCTGCTACAGATGCAGATGCCGCCAACACCTTTACGTACACGCTTGTTGCAGGTACAGGAAGCACGGACAACGCTTCTTTTAATATCAGCGGTTCGAATTTGAGAATTACTGCTAGTCCTGATTTTGAAACTAAATCTTCGTATTCGGTTCGAATAAGAACCACTGATCAAGGGGCATTGTTTTTTGAAAAAGCATTTACCATCACCATCAATAATGTTAATGAAACGCCAACAGATCTAGCACTTTCGGCTTCGTCCATTAACGAAAATGTGGCTTCCAATTCAACTGTCGGAACTTTGTCTGCTACAGATGTCGATGCTGCCAACACCTTTACGTACACGCTTGTTGCAGGTACAGGTAGCACGGACAATGCTTCTTTCAATATTAGCGGTGGAAACTTACAAATCACCTCTAGCCCTGATTTTGAAACCAAATCTTCGTATTCCGTTCGAATAAGAACCACTGACCAAGGGGCATTGTTCTTTGAAAAAGCATTTACCATCACCATCAATAATGTTAATGAAACGCCAACAGACATAGCACTTTCGGCTACGTCCATTAACGAAAATGTGGCTTCCAATTCAACTGTCGGAACTTTGTCTGCTACAGATGTCGATGCTGCCAACACCTTTACGTACACGCTTGTTGCAGGTACTGGAAGCACGGACAACGCTTCTTTTAATATCAGCGGTGGAAACTTACAAATCACCTCTAGCCCTGATTTTGAAACTAAATCTTCGTATTCAGTTCGTATAAGAACAACCGACCAAGGTAGTTTATTCTTTGAAAAAGCATTTACCATTAGCATCAATGACTTGAATGAAACGCCAACAGATATAGTACTTTCGGCTTCTTCGATTAATGAAAATGTGGCGGGTAATTCAACTGTCGGAACTTTGTCTGCTACAGATGTCGATGCCGCCAACACCTTTACGTACACGCTTGTTGCAGGTACAGGTAGCACGGACAACGCATCATTTAATATCAGCGGTTCGAATTTGAGAATTACTGCTAGTCCTGATTTTGAAACTAAATCTTCGTATTCGGTTCGAATAAGAACCACTGATCAAGGGGCATTGTTCTTTGAAAAAGCATTTACCATCACCATCAATAATGTTAATGAAACGCCAACAGACATAGCACTTTCGGCTTCGTCCATTAACGAAAATGTGGCTTCCAATTCAACTGTCGGAACTTTGTCTGCTACAGATGTCGATGCTGCCAACACCTTTACGTACACGCTTGTTGCAGGTACTGGAAGCACGGACAACGCTTCTTTCAATATCAGCGGTGGAAACTTACAAATCACCTCTAGCCCTGATTTTGAAACTAAATCTTCGTATTCGGTTCGAATAAGAACCACTGATCAAGGGGCATTGTTCTTTGAAAAAGCATTTACCATCACCATCAATAATGTTAATGAAACGCCAACAGACATAGCACTTTCGGCTTCGTCCATTAACGAAAATGTGGCTTCCAATTCAACTGTCGGAACTTTGTCTGCTACAGATGCCGCCAACACCTTTACTTACACGCTTGTTGCAGGTACAGGAAGCACGGACAACGCATCATTTAATATCAGCGGTGGAAACTTACAAATCACCTCTAGTCCTGATTTTGAAACCAAATCTTCGTATTCAGTTCGTATAAGAACAACCGACCAAGGTAGTTTATTCTTTGAAAAAGCATTTACCATCACCATCAATGATGTTAATGAATCACCAACAGACATAGCACTTTCGGCTTCGTCCATTAACGAAAATGTGGCGGGTAATTCAACTGTCGGAACTTTGTCTGCTACAGATGCCGATGCCGCCAACACCTTTACGTACACGCTTGTTGCAGGTACAGGAAGCACGGACAACGCATCATTTAATATCAGCGGTTCGAATTTGAGAATTACTGCTAGTCCTGATTTTGAAACCAAATCTTCGTATTCGGTTCGTGTGAGTACTTCGGATGGAAGTTTAACTTTCGAAAAACAATTCACCATTACTATTAATGATGTAAATGAAACACCAACCAATATAGCGCTTTCGGCTTCTTCGATTAATGAAAATGTGGTGGGTAATTCAACTGTCGGAACTTTGTCTGCTACAGATGCCGATGCTGCCAACACCTTTACTTACACGCTTGTTGCAGGTACAGGAAGTACGGACAACGCTTCTTTCAATATCAGCGGTGGAAACTTACAAATCACCTCTAGTCCTGATTTTGAAACTAAATCTTCGTATTCGGTTCGTGTGAGTACTTCGGATGGAAGTTTAACTTTCGAAAAACAATTCACCATTACTATTAATGATGTAAATGAAACACCAACCGATATAGCGCTTTCGGCTTCTTCGATTAATGAAAATGTAGTTGCCAATTCCACTGAGGGAACATTGTCTTCTATCGATCCTGATTCGGGAAGTTCATATACTTATTCCTTAGTAGCGGGAGCGGGTGATACCGATAATGTTTCGTTTTCTATTTCTGGAAATGATTTAACTATCAATTCGAGTCCTGATTTTGAATCCAAATCTTCGTATTCTGTTCTAATTCGCACAACAGATCAAGGCGGGCTGTTTTTTGAAAAAGCATTTACTATTGCTATTAATGATTTGTGTGATTTAGACAATACTGTAACACAGGTATCTGGAACTCTAACTGCAACTCAAACTGGTGCAAATTATCAATGGTATAAATGTTCTGATAATTCACCTATTGGAACTAATAGCAATACTTTTGCACCAACCCAAACTGGTGATTACAAAGTAGAAATAACAATTGGAGCTTGTATGGTAACATCAAACTGTATATCGGTAACAACTTTAGGAATTGAGAACTTTCAAACTAATTCTGGTATATTGATTTATCCAAATCCAAGTCAAGGAATTATCAATATAAAATCTATTTCAAACAGTGATTTTCAAGTTGTAAATATGTTAGGGCAAGTTCTAAAGACATTCAAAACGGAAGCGAATGTTACAACGACTATAGATTTACAAAACTTAAGTGAGAATATTTACTTCATTAAAGAAAATAATGATTCTAAAAATAAAACACACAAAATTTTAATAAAAAAATAG
- a CDS encoding ABC transporter ATP-binding protein: protein MTTNILITQNLSIGYSSKKGTTIIAENLNLNLQAGKLIALIGANGIGKSTLLRTITGIQKPLQGTVLLNDKKISSFEPLTLAQNLSMVLTEKLPPSNLTVFELVALGRQPYTNWIGTLSDADIQIVEEAIELTQIGHLSQKKHYEISDGQLQKVLIARALAQDTPLIILDEPTTHLDLLHKVSLLKLLKKLTHETGKCILFSTHDIDMAIQLSDEMIIMTPETVVQDEPCNLISKGSFNTLFKDEHIVFDSEKGKFIIT, encoded by the coding sequence ATGACAACCAACATCCTAATAACACAAAATTTAAGTATTGGCTATTCCTCCAAAAAAGGAACTACAATCATTGCCGAAAACCTCAACTTGAACTTACAAGCAGGGAAACTGATTGCTTTGATTGGGGCAAATGGTATAGGTAAATCTACTTTGTTACGCACCATTACCGGAATCCAGAAACCTTTGCAGGGAACCGTTTTATTAAATGATAAAAAAATATCCAGCTTCGAACCTTTGACATTAGCCCAAAATTTAAGCATGGTTTTGACCGAAAAGTTACCTCCCAGTAATTTAACCGTTTTTGAATTGGTAGCGCTGGGACGTCAACCGTACACCAATTGGATTGGAACTTTATCAGATGCAGACATTCAAATTGTTGAAGAGGCAATTGAGTTGACGCAAATTGGTCACTTGTCCCAAAAAAAACATTACGAAATCAGTGACGGACAGTTGCAAAAGGTTTTGATTGCAAGAGCATTGGCACAAGACACTCCTTTGATTATTTTGGATGAACCTACTACTCATTTGGATTTATTACACAAAGTTTCGTTGCTTAAACTCTTAAAAAAACTGACTCACGAAACCGGAAAATGCATTTTATTTTCGACTCATGATATTGATATGGCCATACAATTAAGTGATGAAATGATTATCATGACACCCGAAACTGTCGTACAAGACGAACCTTGCAACTTAATCAGCAAAGGAAGTTTCAACACTTTATTCAAAGACGAACATATTGTTTTTGACAGCGAAAAAGGGAAGTTTATTATTACCTAA
- a CDS encoding tRNA (cytidine(34)-2'-O)-methyltransferase, which produces MLNIVLVEPEIPNNTGNIGRLCVGTESRLHLIHPFGFVINDKNLKRSGLDYWVHLDVTEYQNVAEWISQIPDQSRVFLMSSHAERSYLENQFQDGDWLVFGKESVGLSDAVLDLFDSNNQLTIPMSPLIRSFNIANSVAFVVGEAKRQISVAKF; this is translated from the coding sequence ATGCTAAATATCGTTCTCGTAGAACCCGAAATCCCTAATAATACTGGAAATATTGGTCGCTTGTGTGTAGGCACCGAAAGCCGTTTGCACTTAATTCACCCTTTTGGATTTGTGATTAATGATAAAAATTTAAAACGTTCTGGATTAGATTATTGGGTACACCTTGACGTTACAGAGTATCAAAATGTAGCCGAATGGATATCGCAAATCCCTGACCAATCGAGAGTTTTCCTGATGAGTTCCCATGCCGAAAGATCGTATTTGGAAAATCAATTCCAAGACGGAGATTGGTTGGTTTTTGGTAAAGAAAGTGTCGGATTGAGCGATGCTGTTTTGGATTTGTTCGACTCTAATAATCAATTAACAATCCCAATGTCTCCATTAATCAGGAGTTTTAATATTGCCAATTCGGTTGCTTTTGTGGTTGGAGAAGCAAAGAGACAGATTTCAGTTGCTAAATTTTAG
- a CDS encoding iron ABC transporter permease — protein MNNPKRNTILFSLLFLGLIFLFFVNISLGSITIPFKEIYTSLTGGQASKSTWEYIIINYRLPKAITAVLVGMGLSISGLLMQTLFRNPLAGPYVLGLSSGASLGVAFVILGASVLPSFLSVILLSPYGIVLASTLGSTTVLLLVLLVSQQLRDTMAILIVGLMFGSFTSAIVGVLTYFSSAEQLQKFTFWSMGNLGNLSWSSILILTICVLFGLFLSLLSIKPLNALLLGENYAKSMGLNFNKARLIIILATSILAGSITAYAGPIAFIGLAVPHIAKLVFQTSNHTILFWSTLLFGAAIMLVCDVVSQMPGMEITLPINAITSILGAPVVIWLLVRKRSFK, from the coding sequence TTGAATAATCCAAAACGAAATACGATCTTATTCTCATTGCTTTTTTTAGGGCTCATTTTTCTGTTTTTTGTCAACATCAGTTTGGGGTCTATTACAATTCCTTTCAAGGAAATTTACACGAGTTTAACAGGTGGTCAAGCCAGTAAATCGACTTGGGAATACATCATTATAAACTACCGTTTACCCAAAGCGATAACGGCAGTTTTGGTTGGAATGGGGTTGTCGATTAGCGGGCTTTTAATGCAAACTTTATTCCGAAATCCGCTTGCTGGTCCTTATGTTTTGGGACTCAGCTCGGGAGCGAGTTTGGGGGTAGCTTTTGTAATATTAGGAGCCAGTGTATTACCTTCCTTTTTGAGTGTTATTTTATTGTCGCCTTACGGAATCGTTTTGGCATCTACGCTTGGCAGCACCACGGTTTTGTTATTGGTGTTATTGGTTTCGCAACAACTACGCGACACTATGGCTATTTTGATTGTTGGGCTGATGTTTGGCAGTTTTACCAGTGCCATTGTGGGCGTTCTTACCTATTTCAGTTCGGCGGAACAATTGCAGAAATTTACTTTTTGGTCAATGGGAAATTTGGGGAATTTGTCTTGGTCATCCATTCTTATTTTAACAATTTGCGTACTATTTGGATTATTCCTCAGCTTGCTCAGCATCAAACCTTTGAACGCACTACTCCTTGGTGAAAATTACGCCAAAAGTATGGGGTTGAATTTCAATAAAGCAAGACTTATTATCATCTTGGCAACGAGTATTTTGGCAGGAAGTATAACGGCTTATGCGGGGCCTATCGCTTTTATTGGATTAGCAGTTCCTCATATCGCCAAATTGGTTTTTCAAACGAGTAATCATACTATTTTATTCTGGAGTACTTTGCTTTTTGGAGCGGCAATTATGTTGGTATGCGATGTGGTTTCTCAAATGCCTGGAATGGAAATTACGTTACCAATTAACGCTATTACCTCGATATTAGGTGCTCCGGTGGTGATTTGGTTGTTGGTTCGAAAGAGGAGTTTTAAGTGA
- a CDS encoding GxxExxY protein, with amino-acid sequence MITQKYLDELTYEIIGSAIEVQKIIGKGLLESVYHQCMIEELSQRKINFHTEMNVPILYKTKELTTNFRCDLFIENCIVVELKSVLEMNSIFEAQLLTYMQLLKAPKGIIINFNCYNIFKEGQKTFVNDFFKLLPK; translated from the coding sequence ATGATTACTCAAAAATATTTAGATGAATTAACATATGAAATAATTGGTTCTGCTATTGAAGTGCAAAAAATTATTGGTAAAGGATTACTTGAAAGCGTATATCATCAATGTATGATAGAAGAACTATCCCAGAGGAAAATAAATTTTCACACAGAGATGAATGTACCAATACTTTATAAAACTAAAGAGCTAACAACTAATTTTAGATGTGATTTATTCATTGAAAATTGTATAGTCGTAGAATTAAAATCTGTATTAGAAATGAATTCTATATTTGAAGCACAACTTCTTACCTATATGCAACTTTTAAAGGCCCCTAAAGGAATAATCATAAATTTTAACTGTTATAATATTTTCAAAGAAGGACAAAAAACATTTGTAAATGATTTTTTTAAGCTTCTTCCAAAATAA
- a CDS encoding ABC transporter substrate-binding protein, whose amino-acid sequence MRFSFYKVLLVCILFSFIGCQKNQKKDTLNDTTASNSIQFAKNLAIYKQEGYTVVTVKNPWPDAVKNFTYILKEKNGIVPDSLKKYTQIQVPLQSIVVTSTTNIPFLEMLGVEKSLIGFPHTDYVSSEKTRALIDAGSVKNVGQNEKLNNEQLIDLAPELIVTFGIDNNNPTLENLQKSGLKVLIQADWMEQSPLGKAEWLKLYGALFGKEKEADILFENIVKEYNNALTLVATKKPTSTVLYGSMYQDQWFVAKGNSWVAQFMRDAKANYLWSSLEGTGSLGLSFENILDKGKTANFWIATGSFKSLSELEKANPHYSQFDAFTNKTIYTFEGKLGATGGTIFYELSPSRPDLVLKDYIKIFHPELLPDYNFTFAQKLN is encoded by the coding sequence ATGCGATTTTCATTCTACAAAGTTCTTTTAGTCTGCATTCTCTTTTCTTTTATTGGATGCCAAAAAAATCAAAAAAAGGACACTCTAAATGATACCACTGCTTCAAATAGCATTCAATTTGCTAAAAATTTAGCCATCTATAAACAGGAAGGTTATACAGTAGTAACCGTAAAAAATCCTTGGCCGGATGCGGTAAAAAATTTCACTTACATTCTAAAAGAAAAAAACGGAATCGTTCCAGACAGCCTAAAAAAATATACTCAAATTCAAGTTCCATTGCAATCTATTGTTGTGACTTCGACCACTAATATTCCTTTTTTGGAAATGTTGGGCGTAGAAAAATCACTGATTGGTTTTCCTCATACCGACTATGTTTCATCCGAAAAAACGAGAGCCTTAATCGATGCCGGTTCTGTTAAAAATGTAGGTCAAAACGAAAAACTCAACAACGAACAGCTTATTGATTTGGCTCCGGAACTAATCGTGACTTTTGGTATTGACAACAACAATCCCACTCTTGAGAATTTACAAAAAAGCGGTTTAAAAGTACTCATTCAAGCCGATTGGATGGAGCAATCACCTCTTGGAAAAGCGGAGTGGTTAAAACTGTATGGTGCTTTATTTGGCAAAGAAAAAGAAGCTGATATTTTATTCGAGAATATTGTAAAAGAATACAATAACGCTCTGACTTTGGTTGCCACCAAAAAACCAACTTCAACAGTTTTGTATGGCTCGATGTACCAAGACCAATGGTTTGTAGCCAAAGGCAATAGCTGGGTTGCTCAATTTATGAGAGATGCCAAAGCCAATTATCTTTGGTCATCGCTTGAAGGCACAGGTAGTCTGGGATTGTCTTTTGAAAACATATTGGACAAAGGAAAAACAGCTAATTTTTGGATTGCAACAGGTTCCTTCAAATCATTATCGGAATTGGAAAAAGCAAACCCACATTACAGCCAGTTTGATGCTTTTACAAACAAAACTATTTATACTTTTGAAGGAAAATTGGGAGCTACTGGGGGAACTATTTTTTATGAATTATCACCATCCAGACCTGACTTGGTTTTGAAAGATTATATCAAAATTTTTCATCCTGAATTGCTTCCCGATTATAATTTTACTTTTGCTCAAAAACTGAATTAA
- a CDS encoding phage tail protein, which yields MDDELIGAIKLFAGNFAPIGYFTCEGQTLAVNQYTALFAILGTTYGGNGTNTFKLPDLRGAFPTQCTNISGSHPGGTYTLGQVGGLQATPITAANMPPHTHTIVKGSGSNLTGTVSVNTVLQASTGSGANSTPSATNNALGKTVDTSGAGDPNLYTNTAPNQNLIGVTSTVNNTLNFDPTGLQLTPWGSGPAPLPTVPPFVAMQYIICYQGIFPSRP from the coding sequence ATGGATGACGAATTAATAGGAGCTATTAAACTTTTTGCAGGCAATTTTGCACCTATAGGCTATTTTACCTGTGAGGGGCAAACTTTAGCGGTCAATCAATACACCGCTTTATTTGCTATTCTGGGAACAACTTATGGTGGAAATGGAACAAACACATTCAAACTTCCCGACTTGCGAGGAGCATTTCCAACACAATGTACAAATATCTCTGGTTCGCATCCAGGAGGAACTTATACATTAGGACAAGTTGGAGGCTTACAAGCAACCCCAATTACAGCTGCGAATATGCCTCCTCATACGCATACAATAGTAAAAGGATCAGGATCGAACCTAACAGGTACAGTGTCAGTAAACACGGTACTACAAGCTAGCACAGGTTCGGGAGCTAATTCGACTCCTTCAGCAACCAATAATGCTTTGGGAAAAACAGTTGATACCAGTGGCGCTGGAGACCCTAATCTTTACACCAATACCGCACCAAATCAAAATTTAATAGGAGTTACTTCAACGGTAAACAATACTTTGAATTTTGACCCAACAGGTTTACAATTGACACCTTGGGGATCTGGACCAGCACCCTTGCCAACCGTACCGCCATTTGTTGCTATGCAATACATAATCTGCTATCAGGGAATCTTTCCTTCTAGACCGTAA